From Plasmodium yoelii strain 17X genome assembly, chromosome: 11, a single genomic window includes:
- a CDS encoding actin-depolymerizing factor 1, putative: MISGIRVNDNCVTEFNNMKIRKTCRWMIFVIENCEIIIHSKGETTSLKELVDSIDKNDTIQCAYVVFDAVNKIHFFMYARETSNSRDRMTYASSKQALLKKIEGVNVFTSVVESALDVADFK; encoded by the exons atGATAAGTGGAATTCGCGTAAATGACAACTGTGTTACAGAGTTTAATAACATGAAAATTCGAAAAACATGTAGATGGATGATATTTGTTATAGAAAATTGTGAAATTATAATTCACTCCAAGGGAGAAACTACATCATTAAAAGAACTTGTTGATTCTATTGATAAGAATGACACTATTCAATGTGCATACGTCGTCTTTGACGCTG TTAACAAAATTCACTTCTTTATGTATGCACGGGAAACCTCAAATTCTCGAGACAGAATGACATATGCATCTAGCAAACAagctttattaaaaaaaatcgaGGGCGTTAATGTTTTTACATCGGTTGTTGAAAGTGCCCTAGATGTTGCCGATTTTAAATAA
- a CDS encoding myosin B, putative — MKNANELSNYLRVNSEFVDKSKNGFAGGNFYIWTHKSPNVALYPDVVFFKCLVLSVDGENYRVKETIPETNSEYVVKKEDLFNCNSIINVDNHRLNDMIHHNSAEVLNMLYLRYKKNYIYTIAEPMLISINPYQVIDVDINEYKKKNTNELPPHVYSYAKEAMVDFINTKTNQSIIISGESGSGKTEASKLVIKYYLSGIKEDNEISNTLWDSNFILEAFGNAKTLKNNNSSRYGKYIKIELNEHQNIVSSSIEIFLLENIRVVSQEEEERGYHIFYQIFNGMSQELKNKYKIRSENEYKYIVNKNVVIPEIDDSKEFGNLMISFDKMNMNDMKDDLFLTLSGLLLLGNVEYQEIEKGGKTNCSELDKNNLEIVNEISNLLGIKYENLKDCLVFTEKTIANQKIEIPLSVEESVSICKSISKDLYNKIFSYITKRINNFLNNNKELNNYIGILDIFGFEIFSKNSLEQLLINIANEEIHSIYLYIVYEKETELYKEEDILIESVKYTTNESIIDLLRGKTSIISILEDSCLGPVKNDESIVSVYTNKFSKHEKYASTKKDMNKNFVIKHTVSDVTYTITNFISKNKDILPTNIVRLLKVSDNKLVKSLYEDVEVSESLGRKNLITFKYLKNLNNIISYLKSTNIYFIKCIKPNENKEKNNFNQKKVFPQLFSLSIIETLNISFFFQYKYKFDVFLSYFEYLDYSTSKDSKLTDKEKVSMILQNTVDPDLYKVGKSMVFLKKECVNKIREIINNNLKCYKNLCNIATAIITRIKKKEVVELNIKNLQLAQAYFRKYKYMKELE, encoded by the exons atgaaaaacgCAAATGAACTAAGTAATTATTTAAGAGTAAATAGTGAATTTGTtgataaaagtaaaaatggATTTGCAGGGggaaatttttatatatggaCACACAAGAGCCCTAATGTTGCTCTTTATCCTgatgttgttttttttaaatgtttagTTCTTAGTGTTGATGGAGAAAATTATCGAGTAAAAGAAACAATTCCTGAAACAAATAGTGAATATGTAGTTAAAAAAGaagatttatttaattgCAATTCTATAATAAATGTAGATAACCATAGATTAAATGATATGATTCATCATAACTCTGCAGAAGTTTTAAACATGTTATAtttaagatataaaaaaaattatatatatacaatagcAGAGCCAATGTTAATATCAATAAACCCTTACCAAGTTATTGATGTAGACATTAAtgaatataagaaaaaaaatacaaacgAACTTCCACCACATGTTTATAGTTATGCAAAAGAAGCTATGGttgattttataaatacaaaaactAACCAATCTATTATAATAAGTGGTGAGAGTGGATCTGGTAAAACTGAAGCTTCAAAActtgtaataaaatattatttatcaGGTATTAAAGAGGATAACGAGATTTCTAATACGTTATGGGATTCGAATTTTATACTAGAG GCATTTGGTAATGCAAAGACGTTGAAAAACAACAATTCGAGTAGATacggaaaatatattaaaattgagTTAAATGAACATCAAAACATCGTTTCTTCAAGcattgaaatatttttattggaAAATATAAGAGTAGTATCACAG GAAGAAGAAGAACGAGGGTatcacattttttatcaaatatttAACGGAATGAGCCAAgaattgaaaaataaatataaaatcagATCAGAAAAtgaatacaaatatattgttaataaaaatgtggtTATACCAG AAATTGATGACAGTAAGGAGTTTGGCAATTTAATGATTTCCTTTGATAAGATGAACATGAATGATATGAAAGACGACCTGTTTTTGACTTTATCTG GATTGCTGTTATTGGGAAATGTGGAATACCAAGAGATTGAAAAAGGAGGGAAAACAAATTGTAGTGAactagataaaaataatttagaaataGTGAATGAAATAAGTAATTTGTTaggaataaaatatgaaaatttaaaagattGTTTAGTATTTACTGAAAAAACAATAGCAAATCAGAAAATTGAGATTCCATTATCAGTAGAAGAATCAGTGTCTATATGTAAATCAATATCAAAAGATTtgtataacaaaatattttcatatataacaaaaagaataaataattttttaaataataataaggaattaaataattatataggaATATTAGATATATTTGGTTTTGagatattttcaaaaaattccTTAGAAcaattattaattaatatagcAAATGAAGAGATACatagtatatatttatatatcgtttatgaaaaagaaactgaattatataaagaagaaGATATTTTAATTGAATCTGTAAAATATACAACTAATGAAAGTATTATTGATTTATTACGAGGAAAGACGTCTATAATTTCTATTTTAGAGGATTCATGTTTGGGGCCAGTTAAGAACGATGAG AGCATTGTAAgtgtatatacaaataaattttcGAAGCATGAAAAATATGCTTCTACAAAGAAAGACATGAACAAGAATtttgtgattaaacataccgTAAGTGATGTAACATATACtattacaaattttatatcaaaaaataaggACATTTTACCAACAAATATAGTGCGTCTTTTAAAG GTATCGGACAACAAGTTAGTGAAAAGTTTGTATGAAGATGTGGAAGTTTCAGAATCATTAGGACGTAAAAATCTGAtaacatttaaatatttgaaaaatttgaataatataatttcttATTTAAAAAGcacaaacatatattttataaaatgtataaaaccGAACGAAAATAAGGAAAAGAACAATTTTAATCAAAAAAAGGTTTTTCCTCAGCTTTTTTCTTTATCTATTATTGAAACATTAAatataagttttttttttcagtataaatataaatttgatGTATTTTTAAGTTATTTTGAGTATTTAGATTATTCTACTTCAAAAGATTCGAAATTAACAGATAAGGAAAAGGTTTCTATGATTCTTCAAAATACGGTTGACCCAGACTTATACAAG GTTGGAAAAAGTATggtatttttgaaaaaagagTGTGTGAATAAAATCAgagaaataattaataataatttaaagtgttataaaaatttatgtaatataGCTACTGCAATAATTACTAGAATAAAAAAGAAGGAAGTTGTGGAAttgaacataaaaaatttacaGCTAGCTCAGGCATATTTTcgaaaatacaaatatatgaaaGAGCTCGAATAA
- a CDS encoding 60S ribosomal protein L31, putative, whose amino-acid sequence MVKAVKKQKKTLKPSTKVITINLSKLTHDVCYKRKAPRAIKEIKNIAGKLMHTKDVRLDVKLNKFIWSKGIRNPPKRVRVKIERVRNEDEDSKERMYTLVQHVMVDSYKGLVNECETNE is encoded by the exons ATGGTTAAAG ctgtaaaaaaacaaaagaaaacTTTAAAACCATCAACCAAGGTTATTACAATCAATTTGAGCAAATTGACCCATGATGTATGTTACAAAAGAAAAGCTCCAAGAGCTAttaaggaaataaaaaatatagcagGAAAATTAATGCACACAAAG GATGTACGTTTGGACGtaaaattaaacaaatttatttgGTCAAAGGGTATTCGAAATCCACCTAAAAGAGTTAGAGTTAAAATTGAGCGTGTAAGAAATGAAGATGAAGATTCTAAAGAGAGAATGTATACTCTTGTTCAACATGTCATGGTTGATTCCTATAAAGGATTAGTTAACGAATGCGAAACAAACGAATAA
- a CDS encoding P-type ATPase codes for MVNFCKPDKLLIEYSELRCICFFYIFLLLCFFIWVFHKKWMRDNIEKKHKLKNYQAIFKSENVEFFNYIYESDDPNEIVVKQKGYKNCYIGFLLKKISIFLYICTHLIIIALISNEYCIKTNNEILWNARALEFFIFFLLSLTITYGILIIRKHIQSLFLKPSLLKDSDYVIIYTINEEYNTFYNTNYFKKYISHINHMIHTFIKKKKKNIKKNIKKWNFQKYNILFLQFVCNLLDIIQNYIPFPIFLEKIIKNIKESKVSHLNTHSFHDTKKKTHNLYTNPLFIENDVESLSDSEIRASNSHIESSQCVVEKKKRKEEARQTKFSLHKVQVKKNEKNVKYFFFRSMKYLYNEEKDAFINISYSIEEKVKSFNFNYILKKGGLNNNEIINNLNQYGYNNIHLDVNSFFINLKRELLDGIYMFQLYLTYKNLFWKEMITSIIWIVISILSVIKKVLKNQKNKKEIYDNIQSNSNINVTVYRNGLEQNISSNNLTIGDIIIVKSKMTIPCDCLLLTGQVLVDESLLTGESKPMKKIATSNENRSQIFKNEKEQNNDTSFSINEQNKINANNMLYAGTNIISIFNSPENIYAIVINVSIYTYKGKYMQSVLFPNPLLFKYDSQLPIVFIFTIIFSFFCFYFQIKYLGFNMTSIFYTIGTLSQILPVWTPVVLNIGLNISTNRLKNENNICCIAPSRIPICGKIRVFFFDKTGTITNHNLEFSGIHFCNNILSPQKNLVSKYFEKKNLEPVASDDISASVLTSSRPNTSPLTLTELATNDKKERDKKERDKKGRDKKERDKKGRDKKERDKKERDNKESDNRIDKNSAKNGENTKSGNSYYCSVYNEEEEEENINSTTLEKLNLNKNIREQNYNQTNKIEIIDKSSNSEKDDFKSPNFSICEKNSQSSNDDLFQSYDEGEYQKHSEHIPIKDEKIYTNHQSSHFDQLGKDEEIRKDAEIRKDEEIRKDEEIRKNEENFNGHSNLSANSNNINYFPNKLIKEENRKKKKKNSRHDENNNISNINKHFINSNSSINSVTSLLYNSKLIWSNKITLENMPDNYNLIVYALAGCACIYDDDNIIYGNEIDKKLYETTDMVIHNYINGDNINVKRISLKLGSIYKSFDVIKTFEFDYYTKISTTLTYGYFDFTEKVYIVFSKGSFDKIYQKCIKTDELYFYKQKEQEYSKNGFYVIALAFKIIYDLPKNKKKNNFYNLSRDEMETDMNFLSLIMFNNHIKVDAHYVIQTLKDSRIRPIILTGDNAYNCLYVGNKIGLFNNINTYESFYSLNVNSNNNIDHSNKKKNTNFSNNNSFNLSDIKFMPFENLFKYSSESKNFKENMNVNQIYDNNNDNDDDNDDNDDDNDNDNDNNNNSNSNNNNGDDDNNGVAKKKRQNSKYNTINTINQYGSNILDIDASKIEEEYLLESYKNMNPVNDDTYNYDQNIIVYGYILNNELIFVNIHNDNKINNTIVLYKDIYKEIILTGEAYNYIRDHIFKIQNFENETNSNLIHTNNNNNTFKQNPFLEQYKNFLLKVRIFSRLTPNNKMEIIKDFTKFDYISGMCGDGSNDCGALKTSHAGLALSNSDTSVVAPFSAKNENLKSVIDILREGRACLVTSINCYKYMLLYGFMISIIKIILFMRAHAIMSEYGYLFFDNIILLLLAKSMTLSKPEYKLKTQTPTSSIIGAQTILSLLCTLIVNFFFLYIIMFKFFFLCNLPSSYDINSSAPKSSWWLMSDNYESFLTCIWFCFQIVNSAFILTLGGKYRKHIFSNYTFMIYYVLINLFLFYLTIGGPNKLTCLFRMNCNDEISRQTKFKILELFSYSAGGLSFYGPNGNNILSTQVKIKFLFLNFLNIIINILISKYVLCERFYNIVRKIFKIQNRRIPT; via the exons ATGGTTAACTTTTGCAAACCAGACAAACTTCTTATAGAATACAGTGAGCTTAGATgcatatgttttttttatatttttttattattatgtttttttatttgggtttttcataaaaaatggaTGCGAGATAacatagaaaaaaaacacaaattaaaaaattatcaagCTATTTTTAAAAGTGAAAATgttgaattttttaattacatCTATGAATCCGATGATCCCAATGAAATTGTAGTAAAACAAAAaggatataaaaattgttatattggttttttactaaaaaaaatatcaatatttttatacatatgtacACATCTAATTATAATAGCTTTAATATCAAATGAATATtgtattaaaacaaataatgaaatattatggAATGCTAGAGCTTtggaattttttatattttttttattaagcTTAACTATAACATAtggtatattaataattagaAAACATATACAAAGCTTATTTTTAAAACCATCTCTTTTAAAAGATAGTGATTATGTTATCATATATACTATAAATGAAGAATATAACACATTTTACAATAcaaactattttaaaaaatatatatcacatATCAATCATATGATACAcacttttataaaaaaaaaaaaaaaaaatataaaaaaaaatataaaaaaatggaatttccaaaaatataatatcttatttttacaatttgtTTGCAACTTGTTAGATataattcaaaattatattcctttcccaatttttttagaaaaaataattaaaaatataaaagaatcAAAAGTATCACATCTAAATACACACTCTTTTCAtgacacaaaaaaaaaaactcacAATTTGTATACAAACCCGTTATTTATTGAAAATGATGTAGAATCTCTGTCTGATTCAGAAATAAGAGCTAGCAACAGTCATATTGAATCGTCTCAATGTGTAGTAGAAAAAAAGAAGCGAAAAGAAGAAGCACGCCAAACCAAATTTAGCTTACACAAAGTGCAAGTtaagaaaaatgaaaaaaatgttaaatatttcttttttagaagtatgaaatatttatataacgaAGAAAAAGAtgcatttattaatatatcttataGTATTGAAGAAAAAGTAAAaagttttaattttaattatattttaaaaaaaggaggattaaataataatgaaattataaataatctGAATCAGTATggttataataatatacatcTAGATGTAaactcattttttataaatcttAAAAGAGAATTATTAGATGgaatatatatgtttcaaCTTTATCtaacttataaaaatttattttggaAAGAAATGATTACCTCAATAATTTGGATTGTTATATCTATTTTAAGTGTAATTAAAAAAGTTTTAaagaatcaaaaaaataaaaaagaaatatatgataatatacAATCAAATAGTAACATTAACGTAACAGTTTATAGAAATGGgttagaacaaaatatatcatcTAACAATTTAACAATTGGTGATATAATTATTGTTAAATCTAAAATGACAATTCCTTGTGattgtttattattaacTGGACAGGTTCTAGTAGATGAAAGTTTGTTAACTGGTGAATCAAAACctatgaaaaaaatagctaCATCTAACGAAAATCGATcacaaatttttaaaaatgaaaaagaacaaaataatgatacatcattttctataaatgaacaaaataaaataaatgcaaataatatgttatatGCTGGTACAAAcattatatccatttttaattcacctgaaaatatttatgcaaTTGTAATAAATGTgagtatatatacatataaaggaaaatatatgcaaagtGTTCTATTCCCAAATCCTTTGCTTTTTAAATATGATTCACAATTACCAATTGTATTCATatttacaattatttttagttttttttgtttctatttccaaattaaatatttaggTTTTAATATGACATCTATTTTTTATACTATTGGAACTTTATCACAAATATTACCTGTATGGACCCCTGTTGTATTAAATATTGGACTAAATATTTCAACAAATcgtttaaaaaatgaaaataatatttgttGTATTGCTCCTTCTAGAATTCCAATTTGTGGAAAAATCagagtttttttttttgataaaacaGGAACTATTACTAATCATAATTTAGAATTTTCAGGAATACatttttgtaataatattttatcacctcaaaaaaatttagtatctaaatattttgaaaaaaaaaatctagAACCCGTAGCTAGCGATGATATCAGTGCTTCTGTCCTCACATCTTCCAGACCAAACACAAGTCCGCTAACTCTAACTGAGCTGGCCACAAATGATAAAAAGGAACGCGATAAAAAGGAACGCGATAAAAAGGGACGTGATAAAAAGGAACGCGATAAAAAGGGACGTGATAAAAAGGAACGTGATAAAAAGGAACGTGATAATAAAGAAAGTGACAACAGAATAGATAAAAACAGTGcaaaaaatggagaaaataCTAAATCAGGCAATTCTTATTATTGCAGTGTTTACAacgaagaagaagaagaagaaaatataaattctaCAACacttgaaaaattaaatttaaataaaaatattcgtgaacaaaattataatcaAACTAACAAAATAGAAATTATAGATAAATCATCCAATTCTGAAAAAGATGATTTTAAATCACCAAATTTTTCtatttgtgaaaaaaatagcCAATCTAGTAATGACGATTTATTTCAAAGTTATGACGAAGGAGAATATCAAAAACATTCTGAACATATTCCAAttaaagatgaaaaaatttATACCAATCATCAATCTAGTCATTTTGATCAACTTGGAAAAGATGAAGAAATTCGAAAAGATGCGGAAATTCGAAAAGATGAAGAAATTCGAAAAGATGAAGAAATTcgtaaaaatgaagaaaattttAACGGCCATAGCAATCTATCAGCCAAttcgaataatataaactattttccaaataaactaataaaagaagaaaatagaaaaaaaaaaaaaaaaaattcaaggcatgatgaaaataacaatatatcaaatataaataaacattttataaattcaaattCTTCTATTAATTCAGTAACATCACTTCTATATAATAGCAAACTAATATggtcaaataaaataactcTCGAAAATATGCCagataattataatttaatagtATATGCATTAGCAGGATgtgcatgtatatatgatgatgataatataatatatggaAATGAAATTGATAAGAAATTATATGAAACAACAGATATGgttatacataattatattaatggtgataatattaatgtaaAAAGAATTTCATTAAAATTAGGTTCTATTTATAAATCTTTTGATGTGATTAAAACTTTTGAATTTGATTATTACACAAAAATATCTACAACTTTGACATATGGTTATTTTGATTTTACAGAAAAagtttatattgtattttcAAAAGGCTCgtttgataaaatatatcaaaaatgtattaaaacagatgaactttatttttataaacaaaaagaaCAAGAATATAGTAAAAACGGGTTCTATGTCATTGCATTAgcatttaaaattatatatgatttaccaaaaaacaaaaaaaaaaataatttttataatttatcaaGAGATGAAATGGAAACAGATATGAATTTTCTTTCCTTAATTATGTTTAATAATCATATAAAAGTAGATGCACATTATGTAATACAAACTTTAAAGGATTCACGTATTCGCCCAATTATACTAACTGGTGATAATGCATATAATTGTTTATATGTTGGAAATAAAATCGGATTATTTAATAACATAAACACTTATGAATCTTTTTATTCCTTAAATgttaattcaaataataatatagatcattctaacaaaaaaaaaaatactaatttttctaataacaattcttttaatttaaGTGACATAAAATTTATGCCTTTTGAAAATCTTTTCAAATATAGTTCTGAAtctaaaaattttaaagaaaatatgaaCGTTAACCAaatttatgataataataatgataatgatgatgataatgatgataatgatgatgataatgataatgataatgataataataataatagtaatagtaataataataatggtgatgatgataataacgGTGtagccaaaaaaaaaagacaaaattcaaaatataatactatCAACACTATAAATCAATATGGTAGTAATATTCTTGATATAGATGCATCTAAAATTGAAGAAGAATATCTTTTAgaatcatataaaaatatgaatccTGTAAATGATGATACATATAATTATGATCAAAATATTATAgtatatggatatatattaaataacgaattaatatttgttaatatacacaatgataataaaataaacaatacaattgttttatataaagatatatataaagaaattatACTAACTGGTGAAgcttataattatataagagatcatatttttaaaattcaaaattttgaaaatgaaactaattcaaatttaatacatactaataataataataatacctTCAAACAAAACCCTTTTTTagaacaatataaaaattttcttttaaaagTTAGAATATTTTCAAGACTTACCcctaataataaaatggaaataattaAAGATTTCACTAAATTTGATTATATATCAGGAATGTGTGGGGATGGTAGTAATGATTGTGGAGCTTTAAAAACATCACATGCGGGTTTGGCTTTATCTAATTCTGATACATCTGTTGTAGCCCCATTTAGTGCAAAAAATGAGAATTTAAAAAGTGTTATAGATATATTGAGAGAAGGTAGAGCCTGTTTAGTTACATCTATAAAttgttataaatatatgttattatatGGGTTCATGATatcaattataaaaattattcttTTTATGCGCGCTCATGCAATTATGTCAGAATAtggttatttattttttgataatattatattactattattagcAAAATCTATGACATTATCTAAGCctgaatataaattaaaaacacAAACCCCTACTTCAAGTATTATTGGAGCCCAAActatattatctttattatgTACCCTAATagttaattttttctttttatatattattatgtttaaatttttttttctatgtAATTTACCATCCTCTTATGATATTAATAGTTCAGCCCCTAAATCTTCTTGGTGGCTCATGAGTGATAACTACGAAAGTTTTCTAACATGTATTTGGTTTTGTTTTCAAATTGTTAATAGTGCCTTTATATTAACACTTGGTGGAAAATATAggaaacatattttttctaattaCACATTCATGAt ataTTATGtcttaattaatttatttttgttttatctaACTATTGGAGGTCCCAATAAACTGACATGTCTTTTCCGTATGAATTGCAATGATGAAATTTCAAGACAAAccaaatttaaaattttggaattattttcatattcagCTGGAGGTTTATCCTTTTATGGCCCCAATGGGAATAATATTCTAAGTACTCaagttaaaataaaatttctttttttaaattttttaaatataattattaatattttaatatctaaatatgttttatgtgaaagattttataatattgtcagaaaaatttttaaaattcaaAATAGACGAATTCCCACTtag
- a CDS encoding AN1-type zinc finger protein, putative has product MAHFSNFIQKCQFEGCRYHDFLPHKCEYCELMFCELHKKAQDHVCSKLKHSDLKKVILCEYCNAVIPDEEEEIKWHLIHKCTYIKKATKPKICDKEKCKTVLNDINSYFCKQCKKTFCLPHRYDFAHKCISDNKYKKGFFENIFKKEEHKSDKSYKKNNRKMKKKWCAIQ; this is encoded by the exons atggcTCATTTTTCCAATTTCATTCAAAAATGCCAATTCGAAGGATGTAGATATCATGATTTTCTTCCACACAAATGTGAATATTGTGAATTAATG tttTGCGAGTTACATAAAAAAGCACAAGATCATGTATGCTCTAAATTAAAACACTCTGATTTGAAAAAAGTTATTTTATGTGAATACTGTAATGCAGTAATTCCTGAT gaagAAGAAGAGATAAAATGGCATTTAATTCATAAGTGCacttatataaaaaaagcaACTAAACCAAAAATATGTGATAAAGAAAAATGTAAAAcg GTTTTGAATGATATTAATAGCTATTTTTGTAAGCAATGTAAAAAGACTTTTTGTTTGCCTCATCGATATGATTTTGCCCATAAATGCATTTCTGATAACAAATATAAGAAGGGTTTTTTTGAAA atatttttaaaaaagaagaGCATAAATCGGATAaatcttataaaaaaaataatagaaaaatgaAG AAAAAATGGTGTGCAATACAGTAA
- a CDS encoding ATP-dependent RNA helicase DDX27, putative has protein sequence MFFTPFLILSLFSLINSYSINKFSKRLFPYVKVLHKNVRNVKEEKNNIYIPKDKQKGHINFNIENFPIKNDAINNQNLYFFKNNETFSTLHVQKLLVEELNKNNIQVPSIIQSDLLKYYNQNSENLKNIIIAAENGIGKTLSYIIFILNHILKKKKNIFVLIFQYNSLLSNQCYDILKRLSRDINVKITCLKNNEIIKLNTSSIVISSPIKFVAYMKENKDVVTHFLENLNFFIIDEVDIMFDKPYIKYINQVYEEISKLNNDNKGKTKFKSIITSSTLSNKGEKSIYKNIINYVKDYIIIKTNNFHNIHPFINYNFINLSNYNINQKIDTIKNILLKTNHKKVIIFCNTVKSCNTAFSMLKSHFDNIFSFNSSLKKEDQMLILDHFKNSEDNVILVSTDIIHRGIDIKNITHLFHFDTPTNIIVYTHRNGRISRGANTGDIYIFNDAENLITKKIYQFHKNNIKFEDIFSRKRSLRKNYKRQLKKI, from the exons atgttttttacgccttttttaattttgagcTTATTTAGTTTAATAAACAGTtatagtataaataaatttagtaAAAGGTTATTCCCTTATGTAAAAGTATTACATAAAAATGTGAGAAAtgtaaaagaagaaaaaaataatatttatattcctAAAGACAAACAAAAAGGccatataaattttaacatTGAAAATTTCCCTATTAAAAATGATGCcataaataatcaaaatttatatttttttaaaaataatgaaaccTTTTCTACCTTGCATGTTCAGAAATTATTGGTAgaagaattaaataaaaataatattcaaGTACCTTCAATTATACAGTcagatttattaaaatattataatcaaaattctgaaaatttaaaaaatattattatagcTGCAGAAAATGGTATAGGAAAAActttatcatatataatttttatattaaatcatattttaaaaaaaaaaaaaaatatatttgttctgATATTTCAGTATAATAGTTTATTGTCAAATCAGTGCTATGACATTCTTAAGCGTCTTTCCAG agatattaatgtaaaaataacctgtttgaaaaataatgaaataatcaAATTAAATACCAGTTCAATAGTAATTTCATCCCCAATCAAATTTGTTGCATATATGAAAGAGAACAAAGATGTAGTGACACattttttagaaaatttaaatttttttattattgatGAAGTAGATATTATGTTTGACAAaccatatattaaatatattaaccaAGTATATGAAGAAATTAGCAAactaaataatgataataaaggAAAAACAAAATTCAAATCAATTATAACATCATCTACATTATCTAATAAAGGAGAAAAAtctatatacaaaaatattattaattatgtaaaagattatattataattaaaacaaacaattttcataatattcatccttttattaattataattttataaatttatcaaattataatattaatcaaaaaattgatacaataaaaaatatacttttaaaaacaaatcacaaaaaagttattattttttgtaatactGTTAAAAGTTGTAACACTGCATTCAGTATGTTGAAATCacattttgataatattttttcttttaattcttctttaaaaaaagaagaccAAATGCTCATTTTAgatcattttaaaaattcagAAGATAACGTTATACTTGTTTCTACCGATATTATACATAGGGGAATTGATATTAAAAACATTACTCATCTTTTCCATTTTGATACACCTACGAATATTATAGTATACACTCACAg AAATGGAAGAATATCGAGGGGCGCCAATACGGGGGatatatacattttcaaTGACGCCGAAAatttaataacaaaaaaaatatatcaattccataaaaataacataaaatttGAGGATATTTTTAGCAGAAAAAGATCGTTacgaaaaaattataaaagacAGCTGAAAAAAATCTaa